Genomic window (Agromyces mariniharenae):
GCGGGTCATCGAGGCCTTCCCGTTCGACGCCGACGACGCCTCGCGCCAGCCGTGGGTCGTGTTCGCGTCCGAGGCATCCGCGCTCGACGACCTGCTCGACACCGCGGGCGAGACCGACCCCGACGTCGACCCGATCCGGCGCGGCGACGGCGTCGTGTACTGGAACCCGGTGAAGGGCACGACGGTCGACACCCCGTTCGCGAAGGTGCTCGCGAAGGCCCGGTTCAAGCCGACCACGACGAACCGCAACCTGCGCACGCTGGCGAAGCTGCTCGGCGGACGCGGGCGTCCCGAGCAGCGGCCGGGGAGGCCGGAGCGCGATGGCGCGGCATCCGCCAGCCGCCCGGGGCCCAGCCGGGGGCTGGCCTAGAATGGGATGTCGGCGGGCGGACCCGCCGAGAAGCCGAACCAGGAGCAGCATGTCCGGGCATTCCAAGTGGGCCACGACGAAGCACAAGAAGGCCGTCATCGACGCACGTCGCGCGAAGTCCTTCGCCAAGCTCATCAAGAACATCGAGGTCGCCGCCAAGATGGGCGGCGCCGACCTCAACGGCAACCCGACCCTGTACGACGCCGTGCAGAAGGCCAAGAAGACCTCGGTGCCGAACGACAACATCGACCGCGCCATCAAGCGCGGCGCCGGAATCGGCGGCGAGGCGGTCGAGTACCAGAGCATCACCTACGAGGCGTACGGTCCGTCGGGCGTCGCCATGATGGTCGAGGTGCTGACCGACAACAAGAACCGCGCGGCGGCCGAGGTGCGCACCGGGCTCAGCCGCAACGGCGGCACCCTCGCCGACCCGGGTTCTGTCGCCTACAACTTCACCCGCAAGGGCGTCATCGTCGTCTCGGGCGAGGGCACGACGGAGGACGACGTCATGATGGCCGCCCTCGAGGCCGGCGCCGAGGAGATCGAGCCGCACGCCCAGGGCTTCGAGGTCATCACCGACCCGTCCGACATGGTCGCGGTCCGCAAGGCGCTGCAGGAGGCCGGGCTCGACTACGAGTCGGCCGACGTGGAGTTCGTGCCGAACCTCAAGGTCGAGATCGACGCCGACACGGCGCGCAAGGTGTTCCGCCTCATCGACGCGCTGGAGGACAGCGACGACGTGCAGAACGTGTACAGCAACTTCGACCTGAGCCGCGAGGTGCAGGCGGAGCTCGAGGACGAGGACTAGGCCGATCGCCGTGCGCGTGCTCGGCATCGACCCTGGGCTCACGCGCTGCGGCGTGGGCGTGGTCGATGTCGAGCCGAATCGCACGGCGCGGCTCGTCGACGTCGTGGTGCTGCGGTCGCCCGCCGACCTCGACACGCCGCGACGGCTCGCGCGCATCGCCGACGGGCTCGAGGCCATCGTCGACGAGCACCGGCCGCAGGCGGTCGCGCTCGAGCGGGTCTTCGCCCGCAGCGACGTGTCGACGATCATGGGCACCGCCCAGATCTCGGGCGTCGCCATGCTCATCGCCGCGCGGCGCGCGCTGCCCGTGGCGCTCCACACGCCGAGCGAGGTGAAGGCCGCGATCACCGGGTACGGCCGCGCCGACAAGGCGCAGGTGGGCGCGATGGTCGCCCGCATCCTCGGCCTCGAGCAGGTGCCGAAGCCGGCGGATGCCGCGGACGCCCTCGCGCTGGCGATCTGCCACGCCTGGCGCACCGGCGGGGCGGCGGGGGAGGCCGTGGCCGATTCACGCCGCGGTCCGGCCGACGACGCCGCACTCACGCCCGCACAGCGCGCATGGCTCGCCGCGGAGCGCTCCGCCGCCGTGTCGGGGGCGGCCCGTAGGGTGAAGGAGTGATCTCCTCTCTCCGCGGCCGCGTGCTCACGGCGGCCGGCAGCTCGGTCGTGATCGAGGTCGGCGGTGTCGGGTTCCACGTCAACGCCACGCCCGCGCTCGCACTGGCCAGTCGAGAGGGCGACGAGATCACGGTGCACACGAGCCTCATCGTGCGCGAAGACGCGCTGACGCTCTTCGGCTTCGGCACGCGCGACGAGCTCGACGTGTTCGAGCTGCTCATCGGCGTCACCGGCGTCGGCCCGAAGTCGGCGCTCGGCGTGCTCTCGGCGCTCTCGCCCGAGCAGGTCGCGACCGCCGTGCAGCACGACGACGACGCGGTGTTCCGCAAGGTCAGCGGCATCGGCCCCAAGACCGCGAAGCTCATCACGGTGTCGCTCGCGGGCAAGCTCGTCGCTCCTCGTGCCACGCCGTCGGCTCCCGTGCCCGTGGCGCGCGGGGGTGCGGCCGAGAACGTGCTCGCCGCGCTCACGGGGCTGGGCTGGTCCGAGAAGGTGGCCGCCGAGGCCGTTGAGGAGACGGTGGCCGAGGCATCCGATGCCGACGCGGCATCCGTGCCCGCGCTGCTGCGGCTCACGCTCGCCCGGCTCGGCCCGGCGCAGCAGGCGGGTCGGGCCCGATGAGCGGCCGCGACGTGAGCGGCGTCGACGACGCCGACCGCGACCTCGACCTCACCGACCCGGTGCTCGCGTCCGAGGCCGAGCTCGCGTTCGAGGGCGCGCTGCGTCCCCGCAGCCTCGCCGAGTTCGTCGGGCAGACCCGGGTCAGAGGGCAGCTGCAGCTCCTGCTCACGGCGGCCACGCTGCAGCAGCGCACGCCCGACCACATCCTGCTCGCAGGCCCGCCCGGGCTCGGCAAGACGACGCTCGCCATGATCGTGGCGCACGAGGGCGGCCGGCCCCTGCGCATGTCGAGCGGGCCGGCGATCCAGCACGCGGGCGACCTCGCGGCGATCCTCAGCTCGCTCGTGCCCGGCGAGGTGCTCTTCATCGACGAGATCCACCGCATGGCCCGGTCGGCCGAAGAGATGCTGTACCTCGCCATGGAGGACTTCCGCATCGACATCATGGTCGGCAAGGGCGCGGGTGCCACCTCGGTGCCGCTCGACCTCGCGCCGTTCACGCTCGTCGGCGCCACGACGCGCGCCGGCCTGCTGCCGAACCCGCTCCGCGACCGATTCGGCTTCACGGCGCACCTCGAGTTCTACGACCAGGCCGAGCTCGAGCAGGTGCTCGAGCGCGCGGCGTCGATGCTCGGGCTGGCCATCGACCGCGAGGCCCTCGCCGAGATCGCCGGGCGATGCCGCGGCACGCCCCGCATCGCCAACCGGCTGCTGCGGCGCGTCCGCGACTACGCGCTCGTGCATGCCTCGACGGGCTCGGGGCGGCGTGCCGCCGGGGCCGACGTCGAGGCGGTGCGGGCCGCGCTCGACCTCTACGACGTCGACGCGCTCGGACTCGATCGGCTCGACCGTGCGGTGATGCAGACGATCCTCACCCGGTTCGGCGGGGGGCCGGTCGGGCTGAACACGCTCGCGGTCTCCGTGGGCGAGGAGGCCGAGACGATCGAGGCGGTCGTCGAGCCCTTCCTCGTGCGCATCGGGCTCATCACGCGCACCCCCCGCGGTCGGGTCGCGACCCCCGCGGCATGGCGTCACTTCGGACTGTCGGAGAGCGCTCCCCAGGGCGCAGCGACCCTTCCGATCGATGACCTATAATCCATTGAGGTTTCGTCCTCACCGCCGTCGACTTCGTGCGGTTCCCCGCACACCGGAAGGTTCCTCCCCCTCATGACGTTCGATCCGTTCACTATCATCATGCTCGCCGTCCTGGCGGTGCTGATCTTCTTCATGTTCCGCAACTCGCGCAAGCGCCGGACGGAGCAGCAGGAGCTGCAGTCGAAGGTCCAGCCGGGGGCGAAGGTGATGACCAACTTCGGCGTCTTCGGAACCATCCTGTCCATCGACGAGGACGAGAACCAGGTCCTCCTGGAGACCTCGCCCGGCACGGTGCTCACGGTGCACCGCCAGACGATCGCGCGCGTGGTGGAGCCCGCGGCGGTCGCTGCCGCGACCGAGGTCGGCCCGGCGGACGCCGACGGCGAGCCCGAGTACGGCGAGCGCGTCGAGGACACGCCCAGCGACGAGACGCCCGACACCAAGAAGTCGGACGACTAAGGCTCCCACCCGAGGCTCGGCCCGCGCGGTGTCGCGCGGGCTCCGGCACAGAAAGCAGAACACGTGGCTGCACCATCGAAGCGGTCATCGCGGCCGACCCCCGTTCGCAAGGCCTGGCGATCGCTCACCTGGCTCGGCGTCATCATCGTCGGACTCTTCGCGATCAACGCCGCCGGCGTGATCTGGGGCAACGGCTCGTGGACACCGAAGCTCGCCCTCGACCTCGAGGGCGGCACGCAGATCATCCTCGAGCCCAAAGTCGAGACCGGCGCATCCGTCTCGCAGGAGCAGCTCGACCAGGCGGTGTCGATCATCCGCCAGCGCGTCGACGCCTCCGGCGTGGCCGAGGCCGAGATCAACACCGAGGGCTCCAACGTCGTCGTCCGCATCCCGGGCGAGCTCGACGACCAGACGCGTGCGCGCATCGAGTCGTCCGCCAAGCTCGAACTGCGAGCGGTGCTGCTCGCGGATGCCGCGACGAACCAGGCGATCGACTCCACCGAGAGCCCAGCGCCCACCGAGCCCGCCGAGGAGCTCTCGGACACGCCCACGGCGGAGCCGACCGACGGCAGCGACCCCGCGTGGATCACGCCCGCCCTCCAGGACGAGTTCGACAACTTCGACTGCTCGACGCTCGACGAGGCGGCCACGAACGTCGCTCCCGCCGACGAACCGCTCGTCACGTGCGACGTGTCGCGCACCGCGAAGTACCTCCTCGGCCCGGTCGAGGCCAGCGGTGAGAACATCGTCGACGCCACGAACGGCATGATCCAGACCCAGACCGGTGCGAACACCGGCCAGTGGGCCGTGAACATCCAGTTCGACGACCAGGGCACGAGCGACTTCGCCGAGGTCTCGACGCGCCTCTACGGCCTGCAGGGCCAGACGCCGCGCGACCAGTTCGCGTTCGTGCTCGACGGCGCGGTGCTCACGGCTCCCTCGATGAACGGCGTCATCACCGACGGTCGCCCGCAGATCACGGGCAGCTTCACGCAGGAGTCGTCGAAGTCGCTGGCCGACCAGCTGAAGTTCGGCGCCCTGCCGATCAGCTTCACGGTGCAGTCGTCCGACACGATCTCGGCCACGCTGGGAACGTCGCAGTTGCAGTCCGGCCTCATCGCGGGCCTCATCGGCCTCATCCTGGTCGTCATCTACACGCTGTTCCAATACCGGGCACTCGGCAGCGTCACGATCGCGTCGCTCGTCATCGTCGGCCTCATCACGTACCTGTCGATCACGATCCTGTCGTGGCGCGAGGGCTACCGCCTCTCGCTCGCCGGCATCGCGGGCCTCATCGTCGCGATCGGCTTCACCGCCGACTCGTTCATCGTGTACTTCGAGCGCGTGAGAGACGAGCTGCGCGACGGCCGACCATTGGTCGGCGCGGTCGAAGCCGGATGGAAGCGCGCGTTCCGCACGATCCTCGCGTCGAAGGGCGTCAACCTGCTCGCCGCCGTCGTGCTGTTCATCCTCGCGGTCGGCAGCGTGAAGGGCTTCGCCTACACCCTGGGTCTCACCACGATCATCGACGTGGTCGTCGTGATCCTGTTCACGCACCCGATGCTGCAGCTGCTCGCGCAGACGAGGTTCTTCTCGAGCGGCAACCCCTGGTCGGGCCTCGACCCGAACGCACTGGGCGCGGTCTACCGCGGTCGTGCGGAGTTCCGCAAGCCGGTCGCGGTCCCCGCGAGCAAGGTCGCGTCGAGCTCGAAGGAGGCGCAGAAGCGCCAGACCATCGCAGAACGCAAGGCCACCGCGGGCGTCGGCACCGGGTCGAGCGAAGGCAAGGAGTCCTGATGGCCAACCGACTCACCCAATTCGGCAACGACCTCTACACCGGCAAGCGCTCGTTCAACTTCGTCGGCGGCCGCAAGAAGTGGTACCTGATCGCGGGCGTGATCATCATCCTGACGATCGCCATCCCGCTGCTGCGGGGCGTGAACTTCAGCATCGAGTTCCGCGGCGGATCCCAGTTCCAGATCGCGGGCGTCGAGAACGCCACCACGCAGCCGGCCAGCGACGCGGTCGCGTCGGTCGTGCCCGGTGCCGTCTCGCATGTCACGATCGTGGGCGGCGACGGCGTGCGCGTGCAGACCGAGCAACTCGAGCAGTCGGAGTCGCTCGAGGTCGCCTCGGCGCTGGCCGAGGCCTACGACGTGCCGGTGTCCGAGGTCACGTCCTCGTTCATCGGCCCGAGCTGGGGTGCGGATGTCACGAGGCAGGCGCTCGTCGGCCTCATCGCGTTCGTCCTGCTCGCCGCGATCATCATGGCGCTGTACTTCCGAACGTGGAAGATGTCCTTGGCGGCGATCCTCGCGCTCATCGGCGACCTCATCGCCACCGTCGGCATCTACGCCGCCGTCGGCTTCGAGATCAGTCCCGCCGCCACCATCGGCGTGCTCACGATCCTCAGCTACTCGCTCTACGACACCGTCGTGGTGTTCGATAAGATCCGCGAGAACACGGCCGAGGACGCCGGACCCGAGTCACGGAGGACGTTCGCCGAGTCGGTGAACCTCGCCGTGAACCAGACCCTGGTGCGCTCGATCAACACGAGCGTCGTGGCGGCGCTCCCGGTCGCGGCCATCCTCTTCATCGGTGCGGGCGTGCTCGGCGCCGACACGCTGCGCGACATCTCGCTCGCGCTGCTGATCGGCATCCTCGTCGGCACGTGGTCGACCGTGTTCATCGCGGCGCCGCTCTACTCGCAGCTGCGCGAGGGCGAGCCGGCGATCAAGCGCCACGACCAGAAGGTGCTGAAGGAGCGCGAGCGGGCCGGCGGTGCGACCGCCGAGACCGCGGGGGCCCTGCCCACGCCGGCCTGATGTTCGCCTCGGGCGAGAGCGGCACGGAGCACACCTCGAAGCGGCGATAATTGAGTCTTGGAGGTGCGCGCATGACTGAGGCGGGAGTCAACTCGACCGCTTCGCTGCGCCGCCTCGTGCCTCGGATCTTCTCGAAGGCGCAGCCGTCGGGAGCCGTCGACACGCTCATGCGCACGGTGCGGATGCACCACCCGAAGGCCGATCTCGGGCTCATCGAACGTGCCTATACGGTCGCCGAGCGGGCGCACGAGGGGCAGAAGCGCAAGAGCGGCGAGCCGTACATCACGCACCCCATCGCGGTCGCGCAGATCCTCGCCGACCTCGGCATCGGCCCGAAGACCGTCGCCGCGGCGCTCCTGCACGACACCGTCGAAGACACCGCCTACACGCTCGACGAGGTGCGCCACGACTTCGGCGACGAGATCGCGATGCTCGTCGACGGGGTCACGAAGCTCGACAAGGTCAAGTACGGCGACTCCACGCAGGCCGAGACCGTCCGAAAGATGATCGTCGCGATGTCGAAGGACATCCGCGTGCTCATCATCAAGCTCGCCGACCGGCTGCACAATGCGCGCACGTGGGGCTTCGTCCCCGCGGAGTCCGCCTCGCGCAAGGCCACCGAGACGCTCGAGATCTACGCGCCGCTCGCGCACCGGCTCGGCATCCAGGCCATCAAGTGGGAGCTCGAGGACCTCTCGTTCGCCGTGCTCTACCCGAAGCTCTACGCCGAGATCGAGAGCCTCGTGAAGCAGCGCACGCCGCAGCGCGAGGAGTTCGTGCAGACCGTGATCGACCTCGTGAACGAGGACCTCAAGGCGGCGCGCATCCGCGGCAAGGTCATGGGCCGGCCGAAGCAGTACTACTCGATCTACCAGAAGATGATCGTGCGCGGCCGCGACTTCGACGAGATCTACGACCTCGTCGGCATCCGGGTGCTCGTCAACTCGGTGCGCGACTGCTACGCCGTGCTCGGGTCGATCCACGCGCGCTGGACCCCGCTGCCCGGCCGCTTCAAGGACTACATCGCCACGCCGAAGTTCAACCTCTACCAGTCGCTGCACACCACCGTGCTCGGGCCGAAGGGCCGCGCGGTCGAGATCCAGATCCGCACGCACGACATGCACCAGCGCGCCGAGTACGGCGTCGCCGCGCACTGGAAGTACAAGGAGCGGATGAACTCGGGCCGCGCCACCGACAGCGCGAGCGCGCACGAGACCGACATGGCCTGGCTCGCGCACATCTCGGACTGGCAGGCCGAGACCGCCGACCCGGGGGAGTTCCTCGACTCGCTGCGGTTCGAGATCGGCGCGAAGGAGGTCTACGTCTTCACGCCGAAGGGCCGCGTCATCGGCCTGCCCGCCGGCGCGACGCCGGTGGACTTCGCGTACGCGGTGCACACCGAGGTCGGCCACCGCACCATGGGGGCCAAGGTGAACGGGCGCCTCGTGCCGCTCGAGAGCGAGCTCAACAGCGGCGACGTCGTCGAGGTGTTCACGTCGAAGAACCCCGACTCCGGCCCGAGCAAGGACTGGCTCACGTTCGTCAAGAGCCCTCGCGCCCGCAACAAGATCCGGCAGTGGTTCACCAAGGAGCGTCGCGACGAGGCCATCGAGCAGGGCCGCGATGCGATCGCACGGGCGATGCGCAAGCAGAACCTGCCGCTCCAGAAGCTCATGAGCCAGGAGTCCTTCGCGGAGGTCGCGGCGCTGCTGAAGTACGACGACGTGTCGTCGCTCTACGCCGCAGTGGGCGAGGGGCACGTCTCGACGCAGTCCGTGATCGAGAAGGTCGTCGCGCTCGTGCGCGACGTCGACGAAGGCGACGACGAGCCCGACATCCCGATCTCCACACGCTCGCGCCCGCTCCCGCGCAACAGCGATTCGGGCGTGCTCGTGCGCGGCGCCCCCGACATCCTCGTGAAGCTCGCCCGGTGCTGCACGCCCGTGCCTGGCGACGAGATCGTCGGCTTCATCACGCGCGGCTCGGGCGTCTCGGTGCACCAGGCGGCCTGCCACAACGTGCAGGCGCTGATGCGCGAGCCCGAGCGCATGATCGAGGTGGAGTGGGCGCCGAGCTCGAAGAGCGTGTTCCTCGTGCAGATCCAGATCGAGGCGCTCGACCGGGCGGGGCTGCTCTCCGACGTGACCCGGGTGCTCTCGGAGCACCACGTGAACATCCTGTCGGCGAACGTCTCGACGTCGACCGACCGACTCGCCCTCAGCCGCTTCGTGTTCGAGATGGGCGACACCACGCATCTCGACCGCGTGCTCAACGCGGTGCGGCGCATCGACGCCGTCTACGACGTCTACCGCGTCAGCGACGGCTAGGCCGCATCCGAATCGCCCGAGCGCATCGACTGCCCGGCTCGACCGAGGCGCACGAGCGCCGTCGCCTTGTGCGGTATCCGGGGCGCGGCATCGAAGCGGTCGCGCACGTCGGCGGCGAGCCGCGGATGCGACGCCGCGAGCGATGCGACCGCGGCGACGATGTCGTCGTCGTCGAGCCCCGGATCGCGGAGCAGGTCGAACGCGGTGCGCACGGGTGTCGTGCACGGCACGCCGCCGAACCGCATGATCTCGTCGTCGTCGATGCGCACCTCGCGCACCTGGGCGCGATGATCGCCGATCACCGCGATGCGAGCCTTGAGCGGGACGCAGAACTGGGCGACCGGCGGGGGAGCGACGATCGCGCCGTGCACCCACGCCGCCGACATCCGTTCGATCACGAGCGAGCGCGGCGCACGCAACGCGGTGACCGCGGCTCGGAATGCAGGCAGGTCGGGCTCGTCGAGCGGCGCCCAGCCGTCGTCGATCGCGAAGAGCTCGCCGTCGAGGCGCGCCGCGCACAGCTCGGCGAGCGGGAGGTCGTGGGTGTCGAGCACCGGTGGGAGCCTGGCCATGAGGCCATGCTGCGGCATCCGATCACGCCGACTGCCCGCACGCGGGCGCGCTGTGGAGAACGGGCTCGCGCGAGCGCCGGGGACGGACGAGTCGTCGGTCCTAGCCGCCGACCGCCTTCAGCCACGACCGACGCGCGTCGAGTGCCTCGCGCGCCTCCGCGGCCGCGCGCTGGTCGCCGGACGCCTCGGCCGCGGCGAGCTCGGCCTCGAGCTTCGCGATCGCGTCCTGCAGCTGCCCGACCATGCCCTCGGAGCGTGCCTTCTTCTCGGGGTCCTCGCGCTGCCAGCGCTCGTCCTCGAGCGAGCGCACGTGCGTCTCGACCTTGCGCAGGCGGTCCTCGACCGGGCGCACCTGGTCGCGGGGCACGCGGCCGATGTCGTCCCAGCTGCGCTGGATGCGGTTGAGCGCGGTGCGGGCCTGCTTCGGATCGGTCTCCGTCAGGAGCTTCTCGGCCTCTTCGAGGAGCGCGAGCTTCTCGGTGAGGTTGGCGCGGTAGGCCTCGTCCTCCTGTGCGTCGATCTCGGCCTTCGCCTGGAACAGCACGTCGCCCGCGGCCTTGAACTTCGCCCACAGGGCGTCGTCGACCTTCTTGCCGGCGCGGCCGGCCTGCTTCCACTCGTCGAGCAGGGCGCGGTAGTCGCCGACGGCGTCGGCGCCGCGCGGCGCGAGGGCCTCTGCGCGTTCAATGAGCTGCTGCTTGCGGGCGCGGACGTCGCGGTGTGCGGCATCGAGCTCGGCGAAGAACGCCTTGCGGTGCTGCTCGATGGTCGAACGGGCGGTGCGGAATCGCTTCCACAGCTCGTTGGCCTCGTTCTTGGGCAGGCGCGGCCCCTCCTGCTGGTGCTGCTGCCAGCTCGCGAAGAGGGCGTCGAGCTCGGCGGTCGCCTGCTTCCACTGGGTCTTCGCGGGGTCTTGAGCGGCGAGCGCCTCGGCCTGCTCGACGATGCGCGTGCGCTCGGCGATCGCGTCGGCGAGCGCGGCCTTCGCCTCGGCCTGCTGTTGCTCGGTGAGCTCCTTCGTGGTGCCCGAGAGCGCCTCGAGCCGACGGGAGAGGGACTCGAGGTCGCCCACGGCGTTCGCGCCGGCGACCGATTCGCGCAGGCTCGCGACGGCCTTCGAGACATCCGCCGCAGGTGCACCGCGACGGACGCGCTGCTCGAGCAGGCCGACCTGGCCGGCGAGGTCGGCGTACTTGCGCTCGAAGTACGCGAGGGCCTCCTCAGGCGTCGCGTCGGGGTACTGGCCGACCTCCCGCTCGCCGTCGCTCGTCCGCACGAAGACGGTACCCGTCTCGTCGACGCGGCCCCACGGTTGCTGCTCTGAATCGGTCACGGGCCTCACCCTGTCGTGGTCGGATGCCGCCCATGGGCGGCGTTGACGGCATCAAGCCTATTGCACCGCCATCGGGCGGCGCGGGGTCGTCACTGGATCGTGAACCCGGTGATCGTCACCGGAACGGCGGGCGCTCCGTCGGTGGCGCCGTCGGCCGTTCCGGCGTCCGTGATGCCCGACTTCAGCTCGTCGAGTCCGCTCGTCACGCGGCCGATGACGGTGTAGCCGCCGGCCTCGTCGGGAGTGAGCTGCGTGTCCTCGTAGACGAGGAAGAACTGGCTGCCCTGGCTGTAGGCGTTGCCCATCTGCCGCGCCATCGCGATGGTGCCGGCGGGGTAGAGGCCGTCCTCGGGCGCGTTCTCGACGGGGCCGTAGCTGTAGCCGGGGCCGCCCGTACCGTCGCCGGCCGGGTCGCCGCACTGCAGCACCCAGATGTTCTCGCGCGTGAGGCGGTGGCAGCTCGTGCCGTCGTAGAAGCCCGACTGGATGAGGCTGATCTCGCTCGCGACCGCCTGCGGTGCCGCCTCGCCGTCGAGCTCGACGCCGAGGGGGACGTCGTTGAGCGTGAGGGTGCCCGTCCAGGTGCGTCCCTCGGCGAGGTCGGGCGACGGCACGTCGCCCTGGTTCTCGCCGGCGGGCGGCGTGGGCGTCGCCGTCGGGGTCTCCGTCGGCTCGGCGACCGGCGTGCCGGGGCCGCCGCTGAAGAAGAAGAGCTGCGCGGCGGTCGCGAGCGCCAGGACGACGACGAGGGACACGACCGCGATCACGTTGTCCCGGACGCGGCGGCGCTGCTTGCGGACATGGACCTCCTGGCGCGCCTGGTACGTGCGGAGGCGGGCGCGTTCCTCACGCGCCTGACGGTCGTTGGATGCCACGCATGCTCCTTCTCGGGACTCCTGCGTGCCGACTCTACGCAACGCGCCGCCGTCGGCACCAATCGCGCGGGCGGGCGGGTGCGCGCGCGGGTGCTCGCGCGGGCGGCGGCACGGCGGTGGTGTCGGATGCCGCGGCTACGCTGGACGGCATGGTGGACTCCAGCCCGGGGCTGCGCTCCGGCGCGACCCCGCTCGCCGTGCGCATGCGGCCGACGAGCCTCGACGAGGTCGCGGGGCAGCGCCACCTGCTCACCCCCGGGTCGCCGCTCGTGGCGCTCGCGGGCGACCGCAGCGGTGAGTCGGGCTCGGTGTCCGTCATCCTGTGGGGCCCACCGGGCACGGGCAAGACCACGCTGGCGCAGGCCATCGCGCGCTCCTCGGGCCGCAAGTTCGTCGAGCTCTCCGCGGTCACGGCCGGGGTGCG
Coding sequences:
- the ruvA gene encoding Holliday junction branch migration protein RuvA, with product MISSLRGRVLTAAGSSVVIEVGGVGFHVNATPALALASREGDEITVHTSLIVREDALTLFGFGTRDELDVFELLIGVTGVGPKSALGVLSALSPEQVATAVQHDDDAVFRKVSGIGPKTAKLITVSLAGKLVAPRATPSAPVPVARGGAAENVLAALTGLGWSEKVAAEAVEETVAEASDADAASVPALLRLTLARLGPAQQAGRAR
- a CDS encoding RelA/SpoT family protein, translated to MTEAGVNSTASLRRLVPRIFSKAQPSGAVDTLMRTVRMHHPKADLGLIERAYTVAERAHEGQKRKSGEPYITHPIAVAQILADLGIGPKTVAAALLHDTVEDTAYTLDEVRHDFGDEIAMLVDGVTKLDKVKYGDSTQAETVRKMIVAMSKDIRVLIIKLADRLHNARTWGFVPAESASRKATETLEIYAPLAHRLGIQAIKWELEDLSFAVLYPKLYAEIESLVKQRTPQREEFVQTVIDLVNEDLKAARIRGKVMGRPKQYYSIYQKMIVRGRDFDEIYDLVGIRVLVNSVRDCYAVLGSIHARWTPLPGRFKDYIATPKFNLYQSLHTTVLGPKGRAVEIQIRTHDMHQRAEYGVAAHWKYKERMNSGRATDSASAHETDMAWLAHISDWQAETADPGEFLDSLRFEIGAKEVYVFTPKGRVIGLPAGATPVDFAYAVHTEVGHRTMGAKVNGRLVPLESELNSGDVVEVFTSKNPDSGPSKDWLTFVKSPRARNKIRQWFTKERRDEAIEQGRDAIARAMRKQNLPLQKLMSQESFAEVAALLKYDDVSSLYAAVGEGHVSTQSVIEKVVALVRDVDEGDDEPDIPISTRSRPLPRNSDSGVLVRGAPDILVKLARCCTPVPGDEIVGFITRGSGVSVHQAACHNVQALMREPERMIEVEWAPSSKSVFLVQIQIEALDRAGLLSDVTRVLSEHHVNILSANVSTSTDRLALSRFVFEMGDTTHLDRVLNAVRRIDAVYDVYRVSDG
- the secF gene encoding protein translocase subunit SecF, with the protein product MANRLTQFGNDLYTGKRSFNFVGGRKKWYLIAGVIIILTIAIPLLRGVNFSIEFRGGSQFQIAGVENATTQPASDAVASVVPGAVSHVTIVGGDGVRVQTEQLEQSESLEVASALAEAYDVPVSEVTSSFIGPSWGADVTRQALVGLIAFVLLAAIIMALYFRTWKMSLAAILALIGDLIATVGIYAAVGFEISPAATIGVLTILSYSLYDTVVVFDKIRENTAEDAGPESRRTFAESVNLAVNQTLVRSINTSVVAALPVAAILFIGAGVLGADTLRDISLALLIGILVGTWSTVFIAAPLYSQLREGEPAIKRHDQKVLKERERAGGATAETAGALPTPA
- the ruvC gene encoding crossover junction endodeoxyribonuclease RuvC, which encodes MRVLGIDPGLTRCGVGVVDVEPNRTARLVDVVVLRSPADLDTPRRLARIADGLEAIVDEHRPQAVALERVFARSDVSTIMGTAQISGVAMLIAARRALPVALHTPSEVKAAITGYGRADKAQVGAMVARILGLEQVPKPADAADALALAICHAWRTGGAAGEAVADSRRGPADDAALTPAQRAWLAAERSAAVSGAARRVKE
- the yajC gene encoding preprotein translocase subunit YajC, encoding MLAVLAVLIFFMFRNSRKRRTEQQELQSKVQPGAKVMTNFGVFGTILSIDEDENQVLLETSPGTVLTVHRQTIARVVEPAAVAAATEVGPADADGEPEYGERVEDTPSDETPDTKKSDD
- the secD gene encoding protein translocase subunit SecD, which translates into the protein MAAPSKRSSRPTPVRKAWRSLTWLGVIIVGLFAINAAGVIWGNGSWTPKLALDLEGGTQIILEPKVETGASVSQEQLDQAVSIIRQRVDASGVAEAEINTEGSNVVVRIPGELDDQTRARIESSAKLELRAVLLADAATNQAIDSTESPAPTEPAEELSDTPTAEPTDGSDPAWITPALQDEFDNFDCSTLDEAATNVAPADEPLVTCDVSRTAKYLLGPVEASGENIVDATNGMIQTQTGANTGQWAVNIQFDDQGTSDFAEVSTRLYGLQGQTPRDQFAFVLDGAVLTAPSMNGVITDGRPQITGSFTQESSKSLADQLKFGALPISFTVQSSDTISATLGTSQLQSGLIAGLIGLILVVIYTLFQYRALGSVTIASLVIVGLITYLSITILSWREGYRLSLAGIAGLIVAIGFTADSFIVYFERVRDELRDGRPLVGAVEAGWKRAFRTILASKGVNLLAAVVLFILAVGSVKGFAYTLGLTTIIDVVVVILFTHPMLQLLAQTRFFSSGNPWSGLDPNALGAVYRGRAEFRKPVAVPASKVASSSKEAQKRQTIAERKATAGVGTGSSEGKES
- a CDS encoding DUF1697 domain-containing protein, which encodes MTRYIALLRGVNVGGITIRSADLRELVESLGFDEVRTVLASGNVAFDSERTDAAALKRDLERALGERFGYEAWIVLVTRDELERVIEAFPFDADDASRQPWVVFASEASALDDLLDTAGETDPDVDPIRRGDGVVYWNPVKGTTVDTPFAKVLAKARFKPTTTNRNLRTLAKLLGGRGRPEQRPGRPERDGAASASRPGPSRGLA
- the ruvB gene encoding Holliday junction branch migration DNA helicase RuvB, yielding MSGRDVSGVDDADRDLDLTDPVLASEAELAFEGALRPRSLAEFVGQTRVRGQLQLLLTAATLQQRTPDHILLAGPPGLGKTTLAMIVAHEGGRPLRMSSGPAIQHAGDLAAILSSLVPGEVLFIDEIHRMARSAEEMLYLAMEDFRIDIMVGKGAGATSVPLDLAPFTLVGATTRAGLLPNPLRDRFGFTAHLEFYDQAELEQVLERAASMLGLAIDREALAEIAGRCRGTPRIANRLLRRVRDYALVHASTGSGRRAAGADVEAVRAALDLYDVDALGLDRLDRAVMQTILTRFGGGPVGLNTLAVSVGEEAETIEAVVEPFLVRIGLITRTPRGRVATPAAWRHFGLSESAPQGAATLPIDDL
- a CDS encoding YebC/PmpR family DNA-binding transcriptional regulator — translated: MSGHSKWATTKHKKAVIDARRAKSFAKLIKNIEVAAKMGGADLNGNPTLYDAVQKAKKTSVPNDNIDRAIKRGAGIGGEAVEYQSITYEAYGPSGVAMMVEVLTDNKNRAAAEVRTGLSRNGGTLADPGSVAYNFTRKGVIVVSGEGTTEDDVMMAALEAGAEEIEPHAQGFEVITDPSDMVAVRKALQEAGLDYESADVEFVPNLKVEIDADTARKVFRLIDALEDSDDVQNVYSNFDLSREVQAELEDED